The Apostichopus japonicus isolate 1M-3 chromosome 20, ASM3797524v1, whole genome shotgun sequence genome contains a region encoding:
- the LOC139961566 gene encoding acyl-coenzyme A thioesterase 9, mitochondrial-like isoform X1 has product MLPAMTTSCSRLMWKVLRANDIKFCIPLYRRCLSTTPPPSRPGRKRIPWFHELIDVFTIYTKQDEQMSSLPPAPKSTDGLVPRTMADSYVECMIDLQDPAQAMKYSNALGGLRIGRILEDLDMVGVLILAAASCYKHSVPDQTLMRSPLVIVTSMTEKLEMSTATIDTATCNLKFSSHVAWTGRSTLEVPLTVSLIDVKDNRKETPIMTSVFIYNARDHKDGSAACVHPLISTNDEEEKRIKEGAEKHQQRKLISSDFYWKSPPSVEERNVIHDVFLESLDPQSLSLTERILPPDSEWMECTKKTIALPAPPDVSNVYGTVFGGYIMRTAAELAFTTGAMFSKGPVTFLHVSDIQFKAPSKIASILIFTGEIAYTEGNRMHVRVQTDVTDMITKYTSNTSHWIVSSPQKLPRVIPKTYGEFMLYLDARRRFKEVK; this is encoded by the exons ATGCTACCAGCGATGACGACGAGTTGCAGCCGGCTTATGTG GAAAGTTTTAAGGGCAAACGATATCAAGTTTTGTATTCCTTTGTACCGTCGGTGTCTCTCTACCACACCTCCTCCATCCCGGCCCGGAAGAAAGAGAATCCCATGGTTTCACGAAT TGATTGACGTTTTCACGATCTACACAAAACAAGATGAGCAAAT GTCCTCTCTGCCGCCAGCTCCAAAGTCGACGGATGGGCTGGTGCCTCGAACAATGGCTGACAGCTATGTGGAATGTATGATTGACCTGCAAGACCCGGCTCAGGCCATGAAATACAGTAATGCTCTCGGTGGTTTAAGAATTGGACGAATACTGGAAGATCTCGATATGGTTGGAG TTTTGATTCTTGCAGCTGCGTCTTGTTACAAACATAGTGTACCGGACCAGACTTTGATGAGATCACCGTTGGTCATTGTTACATCAATGACAGAAAAATTAG AGATGAGCACCGCTACCATAGATACAGCTACCTGTAATCTGAAGTTCAGCAGTCACGTGGCCTGGACTGGTCGGTCAACATTGGAGGTGCCACTGACTGTTTCACTG atAGATGTCAAAGATAACAGGAAAGAAACCCCTATTATGACATCAGTATTTATCTATAATGCCAGGGATCACAAAGATGGAAG TGCTGCCTGCGTTCATCCTCTCATCTCTACCAACGAcgaagaagagaaaagaatcAAAGAAGGCGCAGAGAAACATCAGCAGAGGAAACTGATTTCCTCTGATTTTTATTGGAAATCTCCTCCTAGTGTTGAAGAGAGAAATGTTATCCACGACGTATTTCTAGAATCTTTGGATCCACA ATCACTTTCTCTGACTGAACGAATTTTACCTCCCGATTCGGAGTGGATGGAATGTACAAAAAAGACCATAGCTCTTCCAGCACCCCCTGAC GTTTCGAACGTTTATGGCACTGTATTCGGAGGATATATAATGCGGACAGCCGCAGAATTAGCATTTACAACAGGCGCTATGTTTAG TAAGGGTCCAGTCACCTTTCTGCATGTGAGTGATATTCAGTTCAAGGCCCCATCTAAGATTGCATCCATCCTGATATTCACAGGTGAA ATCGCTTATACCGAGGGAAACAGGATGCATGTCAGAGTTCAAACTGATGTCACAGATATGATTACCAAGTATACTTCCAATACGTCACACTGGATTGTGTCCAGTCCACAAAAGCTACCGAGGGTCATACCAAAGACGTATGGAG AATTCATGCTTTATCTGGATGCTCGAAGAAGATTTAAAGAGGTGAAGTAA
- the LOC139961566 gene encoding acyl-coenzyme A thioesterase 9, mitochondrial-like isoform X2, which translates to MLPAMTTSCSRLMWKVLRANDIKFCIPLYRRCLSTTPPPSRPGRKRIPWFHELIDVFTIYTKQDEQMSSLPPAPKSTDGLVPRTMADSYVECMIDLQDPAQAMKYSNALGGLRIGRILEDLDMVGAASCYKHSVPDQTLMRSPLVIVTSMTEKLEMSTATIDTATCNLKFSSHVAWTGRSTLEVPLTVSLIDVKDNRKETPIMTSVFIYNARDHKDGSAACVHPLISTNDEEEKRIKEGAEKHQQRKLISSDFYWKSPPSVEERNVIHDVFLESLDPQSLSLTERILPPDSEWMECTKKTIALPAPPDVSNVYGTVFGGYIMRTAAELAFTTGAMFSKGPVTFLHVSDIQFKAPSKIASILIFTGEIAYTEGNRMHVRVQTDVTDMITKYTSNTSHWIVSSPQKLPRVIPKTYGEFMLYLDARRRFKEVK; encoded by the exons ATGCTACCAGCGATGACGACGAGTTGCAGCCGGCTTATGTG GAAAGTTTTAAGGGCAAACGATATCAAGTTTTGTATTCCTTTGTACCGTCGGTGTCTCTCTACCACACCTCCTCCATCCCGGCCCGGAAGAAAGAGAATCCCATGGTTTCACGAAT TGATTGACGTTTTCACGATCTACACAAAACAAGATGAGCAAAT GTCCTCTCTGCCGCCAGCTCCAAAGTCGACGGATGGGCTGGTGCCTCGAACAATGGCTGACAGCTATGTGGAATGTATGATTGACCTGCAAGACCCGGCTCAGGCCATGAAATACAGTAATGCTCTCGGTGGTTTAAGAATTGGACGAATACTGGAAGATCTCGATATGGTTGGAG CTGCGTCTTGTTACAAACATAGTGTACCGGACCAGACTTTGATGAGATCACCGTTGGTCATTGTTACATCAATGACAGAAAAATTAG AGATGAGCACCGCTACCATAGATACAGCTACCTGTAATCTGAAGTTCAGCAGTCACGTGGCCTGGACTGGTCGGTCAACATTGGAGGTGCCACTGACTGTTTCACTG atAGATGTCAAAGATAACAGGAAAGAAACCCCTATTATGACATCAGTATTTATCTATAATGCCAGGGATCACAAAGATGGAAG TGCTGCCTGCGTTCATCCTCTCATCTCTACCAACGAcgaagaagagaaaagaatcAAAGAAGGCGCAGAGAAACATCAGCAGAGGAAACTGATTTCCTCTGATTTTTATTGGAAATCTCCTCCTAGTGTTGAAGAGAGAAATGTTATCCACGACGTATTTCTAGAATCTTTGGATCCACA ATCACTTTCTCTGACTGAACGAATTTTACCTCCCGATTCGGAGTGGATGGAATGTACAAAAAAGACCATAGCTCTTCCAGCACCCCCTGAC GTTTCGAACGTTTATGGCACTGTATTCGGAGGATATATAATGCGGACAGCCGCAGAATTAGCATTTACAACAGGCGCTATGTTTAG TAAGGGTCCAGTCACCTTTCTGCATGTGAGTGATATTCAGTTCAAGGCCCCATCTAAGATTGCATCCATCCTGATATTCACAGGTGAA ATCGCTTATACCGAGGGAAACAGGATGCATGTCAGAGTTCAAACTGATGTCACAGATATGATTACCAAGTATACTTCCAATACGTCACACTGGATTGTGTCCAGTCCACAAAAGCTACCGAGGGTCATACCAAAGACGTATGGAG AATTCATGCTTTATCTGGATGCTCGAAGAAGATTTAAAGAGGTGAAGTAA
- the LOC139961566 gene encoding acyl-coenzyme A thioesterase 9, mitochondrial-like isoform X3: MSKSPKSTDGLVPRTMADSYVECMIDLQDPAQAMKYSNALGGLRIGRILEDLDMVGVLILAAASCYKHSVPDQTLMRSPLVIVTSMTEKLEMSTATIDTATCNLKFSSHVAWTGRSTLEVPLTVSLIDVKDNRKETPIMTSVFIYNARDHKDGSAACVHPLISTNDEEEKRIKEGAEKHQQRKLISSDFYWKSPPSVEERNVIHDVFLESLDPQSLSLTERILPPDSEWMECTKKTIALPAPPDVSNVYGTVFGGYIMRTAAELAFTTGAMFSKGPVTFLHVSDIQFKAPSKIASILIFTGEIAYTEGNRMHVRVQTDVTDMITKYTSNTSHWIVSSPQKLPRVIPKTYGEFMLYLDARRRFKEVK, translated from the exons ATGAGCAAAT CTCCAAAGTCGACGGATGGGCTGGTGCCTCGAACAATGGCTGACAGCTATGTGGAATGTATGATTGACCTGCAAGACCCGGCTCAGGCCATGAAATACAGTAATGCTCTCGGTGGTTTAAGAATTGGACGAATACTGGAAGATCTCGATATGGTTGGAG TTTTGATTCTTGCAGCTGCGTCTTGTTACAAACATAGTGTACCGGACCAGACTTTGATGAGATCACCGTTGGTCATTGTTACATCAATGACAGAAAAATTAG AGATGAGCACCGCTACCATAGATACAGCTACCTGTAATCTGAAGTTCAGCAGTCACGTGGCCTGGACTGGTCGGTCAACATTGGAGGTGCCACTGACTGTTTCACTG atAGATGTCAAAGATAACAGGAAAGAAACCCCTATTATGACATCAGTATTTATCTATAATGCCAGGGATCACAAAGATGGAAG TGCTGCCTGCGTTCATCCTCTCATCTCTACCAACGAcgaagaagagaaaagaatcAAAGAAGGCGCAGAGAAACATCAGCAGAGGAAACTGATTTCCTCTGATTTTTATTGGAAATCTCCTCCTAGTGTTGAAGAGAGAAATGTTATCCACGACGTATTTCTAGAATCTTTGGATCCACA ATCACTTTCTCTGACTGAACGAATTTTACCTCCCGATTCGGAGTGGATGGAATGTACAAAAAAGACCATAGCTCTTCCAGCACCCCCTGAC GTTTCGAACGTTTATGGCACTGTATTCGGAGGATATATAATGCGGACAGCCGCAGAATTAGCATTTACAACAGGCGCTATGTTTAG TAAGGGTCCAGTCACCTTTCTGCATGTGAGTGATATTCAGTTCAAGGCCCCATCTAAGATTGCATCCATCCTGATATTCACAGGTGAA ATCGCTTATACCGAGGGAAACAGGATGCATGTCAGAGTTCAAACTGATGTCACAGATATGATTACCAAGTATACTTCCAATACGTCACACTGGATTGTGTCCAGTCCACAAAAGCTACCGAGGGTCATACCAAAGACGTATGGAG AATTCATGCTTTATCTGGATGCTCGAAGAAGATTTAAAGAGGTGAAGTAA